From a region of the Bacillus sp. (in: firmicutes) genome:
- a CDS encoding VOC family protein translates to MNIHVKRLDHVQICIPVGAEDEARAFYSGILGFQEIEKPDALKKNGGLWYQVGDIELHIGVENRDGYNSKSHPAFEVEDLQSVKEYLLNKGIQINEETPIPHVSRFSFRDPFNNRIEFLSKHHR, encoded by the coding sequence ATGAATATTCACGTCAAACGTTTAGACCATGTTCAAATATGTATACCGGTAGGAGCTGAAGATGAAGCCCGAGCGTTTTACAGTGGCATCTTAGGATTTCAAGAAATTGAAAAACCAGACGCACTTAAAAAGAACGGCGGGTTATGGTATCAAGTTGGAGACATCGAATTACATATTGGGGTAGAAAATCGTGATGGTTACAATAGCAAAAGCCATCCGGCCTTTGAAGTTGAAGATCTCCAGTCCGTCAAAGAATATTTACTTAATAAAGGGATTCAGATTAATGAAGAAACACCGATTCCTCATGTGTCTCGTTTCAGCTTCCGAGACCCTTTTAACAACCGTATAGAATTCCTGTC